A single Xiphias gladius isolate SHS-SW01 ecotype Sanya breed wild chromosome 18, ASM1685928v1, whole genome shotgun sequence DNA region contains:
- the si:rp71-17i16.5 gene encoding phosphatidylinositol 4,5-bisphosphate 3-kinase catalytic subunit gamma isoform produces the protein MDPGLFLNQPDSPRAVVSLIGMSTQGCSENNLKFICEFKPEPGPPPGCDEDCSATVDCKSVSVVLPAQCIIYQLRLRICMQAQEKNCHPDPLAILDPEKYTLLYTRGDDWYEAYDDCQVVRTLDIPWSCDDTGRLLAHIVVKPLVAVDSEEKKKQQQCLSYLIGHNLEKEASNRLDELTFTRRKLASPRRQELKNRDDKLYATEPWITCAPVPADLQDWLNKKLPVTIHYMNKISFSIEVDLNATPNVLLKVFRRVMEDQGLDYDTCDGLVLKVSGREEFLSGDYPLSDFLWVRQCLKSNQDFHVSVVPVSQLVEETVKFVDWPLVDGFSGQFSCHDDLRLEGKDLDDIFMISLWDCNRKLRVKLLGFDIPTFPSKCPQSVYVEASILYGSKVLSSVSSVPKAFADEVLWNEWLDFDVLLRDLPRGAKLGFTINASGDDISLSTKDSGEGKVLYFVNLLLIDHRSVLSQGPYTLHMWSYPDMEEEAITYQADKLSSATNPDIANAMAISFLLDRYSFPVVLPNSFSHSECSDGPTSSLSPTISIASSHAPSSSSSSPSSTLPSTDSSSLHVKPLLDPSTDTETLRSHSPLFSTNRACLKRFREESIHYASNLPHYLRSVDWMNRKVVEDVHWLLGNWDPVDLDVTVALELLSMDFADEMVRRLAVQRLESLSNDDVMKYLLQLVQTLKVEPYHDSFLARYLIQRALRSKRIGHFFFWYVRSEVAGCPYFCKRMAVILEAYLLGCGQAMLDSFTQQVQAVEALQEVALMIKKLFPDKTDLTPTAPLRLQELLRNCNLPNEFLLPFDPRVKVGTILLDKCKVMASKKKPLWLEFSPMPSPTSATPVGIIFKQGDDLRQDMLVIQTLVVMDSIWQEKSLDLNLVPYGCISTGHNIGMIEIVRNAATIAAVQRNHRGTTAAFRNDALFEWLKSKCPLQEIHYKNVERFVKSCAGYCVATYVLGIGDRHNDNIMITDQGNLFHIDFGHILGNRKHFLGVNRERVPFVLTPDFLYVMGRVKGRNSLYFQRFRDTCTQAYLSLRSHSRLLVTLFSLMLLTGIPELSAAEDMRYLREALQEEQGEAEAKEHFLQQISVCEQLGWTVQANWWIHMVAGIK, from the exons ATGGATCCTGGGTTGTTCCTGAATCAGCCTGACAGTCCACGTGCCGTGGTCTCTCTAATAGGGATGTCGACTCAAGGCTGCTCTGAGAACAACTTGAAGTTTATCTGTGAGTTTAAGCCTGAGCCTGGTCCACCACCAGGTTGTGATGAGGATTGCAGTGCCACTGTAGATTGCAAATCAGTGTCAGTCGTCCTCCCTGCACAGTGTATCATCTACCAGCTGCGGCTACGCATCTGTATGCAG GCCCAGGAAAAAAACTGCCATCCCGATCCACTTGCAATACTTGACCCAGAGAAATACACTCTGCTTTATACCAGGGGGGATGACTGGTATGAGGCCTACGATGACTGTCAGGTTGTCAGAACGTTAGACATTCCATGGTCATGTGATGACACTGGGCGTCTATTGGCACACATAGTGGTGAAACCTCTGGTGGCAGTTGAttcagaggagaagaagaaacagcagcagtgtctgTCTTACCTGATTGGGCATAACCTGGAGAAAGAAGCATCCAACAGACTTGATGAGCTCACATTCACCCGCAGGAAACTGGCATCTCCTAGAAGACAAGAGCTAAAAAATCGGGATGACAAGTTGTATGCCACAGAGCCTTGGATAACATGTGCCCCCGTTCCAGCTGACCTACAGGACTGGCTAAACAAAAAACTTCCTGTCACCATCCATTACATGAACAAGATCAGCTTCAGCATAGAGGTTGATCTTAATGCAACGCCAAACGTTCTTCTTAAAGTTTTTAGAAGGGTGATGGAAGACCAGGGGCTTGATTATGACACTTGTGACGGTTTGGTGTTAAAAGTCTCAGGGAGGGAGGAGTTTCTATCCGGAGACTACCCCCTCAGCGATTTCCTCTGGGTTCGACAGTGCTTGAAAAGCAATCAAGACTTCCACGTCTCTGTGGTACCTGTGTCGCAGCTTGTCGAGGAGACTGTCAAGTTTGTGGATTGGCCACTCGTTGATGGTTTCAGTGGCCAGTTCAGCTGCCATGATGATCTCCGCCTCGAGGGGAAGGATTTGGATGACATCTTCATGATATCCTTGTGGGATTGCAACAGAAAACTCAGAGTCAAATTACTTGGCTTTGACATACCAACATTTCCAAGCAAATGCCCTCAGTCTGTTTATGTTGAAGCCTCTATACTTTATGGTAGCAAGGTTCTCTCTTCAGTGTCCTCCGTTCCCAAGGCCTTCGCAGATGAAGTACTGTGGAATGAATGGCTGGATTTTGATGTTCTCCTCAGGGATCTGCCACGTGGAGCCAAGCTGGGTTTCACTATTAATGCGAGTGGTGATGACATCTCCCTAAGTACCAAAGACTCAGGGGAGGGGAAGGTGCTGTACTTTGTTAATCTTCTCCTCATAGATCACAG GTCTGTCCTTAGCCAGGGCCCCTACACCCTGCACATGTGGTCCTACCCTGACATGGAGGAAGAGGCCATCACCTACCAGGCAGACAAGCTGTCCTCTGCTACCAACCCAGACATAGCTAACGCCATGGCTATCAGCTTCCTTCTAGATCGCTACAGTTTCCCTGTAGTTCTCCCAAATAGCTTTAGTCACTCTGAATGTTCTGATGGTCCCACCTCCAGCCTCTCCCCAACCATATCTATTGCCTCCTCTCAtgctccttcctcctcctcatcctcaccctcttCCACCTTACCTAGCACAGAttcttcctctctgcatgtGAAACCTCTTTTGGACCCATCAACTGACACTGAAACTCTCAGATCCCACTCCCCATTATTCAGCACCAACAGGGCTTGCCTCAAAAGGTTCCGGGAAGAGAGCATTCACTATGCCTCCAACCTACCCCACTACCTGCGCAGTGTTGATTGGATGAACCGCAAGGTGGTGGAGGATGTCCACTGGCTACTGGGAAACTGGGATCCTGTGGATCTGGATGTAACAGTGGCCCTGGAGCTGTTAAGCATGGACTTTGCTGACGAGATGGTCAGGAGACTTGCAGTCCAGAGATTGGAAAGCCTGTCCAATGATGATGTAATGAAGTATTTGCTGCAGCTGGTGCAG ACCCTTAAAGTTGAACCTTACCATGACAGTTTCCTTGCTCGATACCTCATCCAGAGAGCTCTGCGG AGCAAGAGAATCGGGCACTTCTTCTTCTGGTACGTCCGCAGTGAAGTGGCAGGGTGTCCGTACTTCTGCAAACGCATGGCTGTGATTCTGGAGGCCTACCTGCTGGGCTGCGGCCAGGCCATGCTCGACAGCTTCACCCAGCAGGTCCAGGCTGTTGAGGCCCTACAGGAGGTTGCTCTAATGATTAAGAAGCTCTTCCCTGACAAGACCGACCTCACTCCTACAG cTCCCCTCAGGCTTCAAGAACTTCTTAGAAACTGTAATCTGCCGAATGAATTCCTGCTGCCCTTTGACCCCCGCGTCAAAGTTGGAACGATCCTG CTGGACAAATGCAAGGTGATGGCCTCTAAGAAGAAGCCCCTGTGGCTGGAGTTCTCTCCCATGCCATCGCCCACCTCTGCTACACCTGTCGGAATAATCTTCAAACAAGGCGACGACCTCAGACAGGACATGCTGGTCATTCAG ACATTGGTGGTGATGGACTCTATCTGGCAGGAGAAATCTCTGGACCTTAACCTTGTTCCATATGGCTGCATCTCCACGGGACACAACATAG GTATGATCGAGATTGTGAGAAATGCAGCCACCATCGCTGCAGTCCAGAGGAACCACAGAGGAACAACTGCAGCCTTCAGAAACGATGCTCTGTTTGAGTGGCTCAAGTCTAAGTGTCCACTCCAGGAAATT CACTACAAGAACGTGGAGAGGTTCGTGAAGTCCTGTGCCGGTTACTGTGTTGCCACTTACGTATTGGGTATAGGAGACCGACACAATGACAACATCATGATCACAGACCAAG GGAACTTGTTTCACATCGACTTTGGTCACATCCTGGGTAACAGGAAGCACTTCCTTGGAGTGAACAGGGAGCGTGTACCATTTGTCCTCACACCTGACTTCCTGTATGTCATGGGCAGGGTCAAAGGTCGCAACAGCCTCTATTTTCAACGGTTCAGG GACACGTGCACCCAAGCGTACCTCTCCTTGCGCTCCCACTCGCGTCTGCTGGTCACCCTTTTCTCCCTCATGCTGCTGACCGGCATCCCAGAGCTGAGTGCTGCAGAGGACATGCGTTACCTGCGGGAGGCACTCCAGGAGGAGCAGGGTGAGGCAGAGGCCAAGGAGCATTTCCTCCAGCaaatctctgtgtgtgagcagcTGGGCTGGACTGTGCAGGCCAACTGGTGGATCCACATGGTGGCAGGCATCAAGTag